From one Sphingomonas carotinifaciens genomic stretch:
- a CDS encoding MFS transporter → MNVTNETVCEPAAPAPGDEADTTPPRAWFALGVLLAVTLLTLLGRQMLSLLAPAIAADLRLSDRNLGVTLGIGFAGASLLCAYPIAWLADRYDRRIMLGACILVWATGALVCGYADGMWQLFGATALIGIAEAGLGPVVLAVIPDLFTGRRRLTANLVFYMAGLLGASVVYIIGGALASGVEGAKIAMPVGSSSTAAWRLAFAIVGCSAPLLIALLACVRMDRRQPVALQRLGSPLLTHLAVQRRPVVLIVGAFLLFMLASSGALIWIPTASTRLFGASPLANGVGVGVGLALGTLAGTGLTSMLLKRTLLAASEPVSVIAVRLAWRAALPALPALFALQFISRAAGGFILFVIFMASSAAVGSLLPTVLQDMVPSAMRARFLAIWTIAAGIVGGIAPALIGAVSSLLGNTPQALLSAITWTALPAWSMMVILFYAAERPVLRLRAAVTSAEAGW, encoded by the coding sequence TTGAACGTAACGAATGAGACCGTCTGCGAGCCGGCAGCCCCTGCGCCGGGTGATGAGGCGGATACGACGCCGCCGCGTGCCTGGTTTGCACTCGGCGTCCTCCTCGCTGTCACGCTGCTCACGCTGCTCGGGCGTCAGATGCTCTCGCTTCTCGCACCCGCGATCGCGGCGGACCTCCGGCTTTCCGATCGCAACCTCGGCGTGACGCTGGGGATCGGTTTTGCCGGCGCGTCACTCCTGTGCGCTTATCCGATCGCGTGGCTCGCAGATCGTTACGACCGCCGCATCATGCTCGGAGCGTGCATCCTCGTGTGGGCGACGGGCGCGCTGGTATGTGGGTACGCCGATGGAATGTGGCAGTTGTTCGGGGCGACTGCGCTGATCGGCATTGCGGAAGCCGGTCTCGGACCGGTCGTTCTCGCGGTAATTCCCGACCTGTTCACCGGTCGACGTCGCCTTACCGCGAACCTTGTCTTCTACATGGCCGGCCTGCTCGGCGCGTCCGTCGTCTACATAATTGGCGGCGCGTTGGCTTCGGGCGTAGAGGGCGCGAAAATCGCAATGCCGGTCGGATCGAGTTCGACGGCCGCGTGGCGGCTGGCCTTCGCCATCGTTGGATGCTCCGCACCGCTGCTGATCGCGCTGCTGGCCTGCGTGCGAATGGATCGCCGCCAGCCCGTAGCGCTACAGCGACTCGGATCGCCGCTGCTCACGCACCTTGCCGTCCAACGGCGTCCCGTCGTCCTCATCGTGGGTGCCTTCCTGCTCTTCATGCTCGCCAGCAGCGGTGCGCTGATTTGGATTCCGACGGCGAGCACGCGCCTGTTTGGCGCTAGTCCGTTGGCAAATGGCGTAGGCGTCGGTGTCGGCCTTGCGCTCGGCACCCTGGCCGGCACCGGCCTGACCTCTATGCTGTTGAAGCGCACCCTACTGGCCGCGTCGGAGCCCGTCAGCGTTATCGCCGTCCGGCTGGCTTGGCGTGCCGCCCTGCCAGCCCTGCCTGCGCTCTTCGCGCTTCAATTCATCTCTCGCGCTGCCGGTGGTTTCATCCTGTTCGTCATCTTCATGGCTTCCAGCGCGGCGGTCGGATCGCTTCTCCCAACCGTGCTCCAGGACATGGTGCCGAGCGCGATGCGTGCCCGCTTCCTCGCGATCTGGACAATCGCGGCCGGCATCGTCGGCGGCATCGCCCCCGCACTGATCGGCGCTGTATCTTCGCTGCTCGGCAATACGCCGCAGGCTCTCCTTTCCGCGATCACCTGGACCGCACTACCGGCGTGGTCGATGATGGTAATCCTCTTCTATGCGGCGGAACGGCCTGTCTTGCGCCTGAGAGCGGCGGTGACCTCGGCGGAGGCGGGCTGGTGA
- a CDS encoding helix-turn-helix domain-containing protein, protein MILASGATCDAIQRPHIQLCGDSTILMTFSAIRTDAFVVVEVDGEAADACGDEVVIALDRGFVADIDADLRSGSWHLCPELRGILSDMRVRRPAGRLDRLYIQAKATELACRTAELLTAGALTPSSGSRDLSEFDARRVVRARDLIHQRFAEDLTLHGIARACGLNRSLLSRGFRLMFGKSVAQYLAHTRLDAARRLLVTSDLVISSVGHACGYSNNAAFTRAFGRRFGVPPSVTRRQVHLPPCPALSER, encoded by the coding sequence ATGATCCTTGCCTCGGGCGCAACCTGCGATGCGATCCAGCGCCCGCACATCCAACTCTGTGGCGATAGCACGATCCTCATGACCTTCTCGGCGATCAGGACCGACGCCTTCGTCGTGGTGGAGGTGGATGGAGAGGCCGCCGATGCCTGCGGGGATGAAGTCGTGATCGCGCTGGATCGCGGGTTTGTCGCGGACATTGATGCCGACCTTCGATCGGGTAGCTGGCACCTCTGCCCGGAGCTGAGGGGGATCCTATCAGATATGCGCGTCAGGAGGCCGGCAGGTCGGCTCGATAGGCTGTATATCCAGGCGAAGGCCACTGAGCTCGCATGTCGCACGGCCGAGCTGCTTACGGCAGGCGCTCTCACACCGTCATCAGGTTCTCGAGACCTGTCTGAGTTCGACGCGAGGCGCGTAGTGCGCGCCCGGGATTTGATCCATCAGCGCTTTGCCGAGGACCTGACACTTCACGGCATCGCCCGCGCATGCGGCCTGAACCGATCGCTTTTGAGCCGAGGGTTCAGGCTGATGTTCGGGAAATCCGTAGCGCAATATCTGGCCCACACGCGGCTGGACGCGGCACGCCGGCTGCTCGTCACCTCCGATCTCGTCATCTCGTCGGTGGGCCATGCCTGCGGGTACTCAAACAACGCGGCTTTCACGCGCGCCTTCGGACGCCGGTTCGGCGTCCCGCCCTCTGTCACACGCCGTCAGGTGCACCTACCACCCTGTCCCGCTTTATCCGAGCGCTGA
- the virB11 gene encoding P-type DNA transfer ATPase VirB11 has product MASSSVSLLYAHNAEPISRHLERPDVTELVINEPGLIGLETRAGWEWHEEPALDTASLMTLARLIAGCTKQDVSAEYPIVSSVLPGGERAQVVVPPAVEQGFISITVRKASGVMMDIDDFERAGLFSEVRAKGLHEEVDAELLRRRVVGDWPGFFRLAVEAKKNILISGATGSGKTSFSKGLIKLIPEHERILTIEDTRELVVPQRNRVHMMYAKDGKGLQKAGAKELLESALRMRPDRILLQELRDETAFFYLRNVNSGHPGSITTVHANTAEGALEQLTLLVKESEGGNDLDRHDIRALLRSLVDIVVQMDRLPPGEGRPARYRMTEVWFDPAGKPRD; this is encoded by the coding sequence ATGGCGTCAAGTTCCGTATCGCTGCTTTACGCCCATAATGCGGAGCCTATCAGCCGGCATCTTGAGCGGCCCGATGTCACCGAACTCGTCATCAACGAACCCGGGCTGATCGGGCTCGAAACCCGTGCGGGTTGGGAGTGGCATGAGGAGCCCGCACTCGACACCGCGTCGCTGATGACGCTCGCACGGCTGATCGCAGGCTGCACCAAGCAGGACGTCAGCGCGGAATATCCCATCGTTTCCTCCGTCCTGCCTGGCGGTGAGCGTGCCCAGGTCGTTGTTCCCCCGGCCGTGGAGCAGGGCTTCATCTCGATCACGGTTCGCAAGGCGTCGGGCGTGATGATGGACATCGATGACTTCGAGCGGGCGGGGCTCTTCAGTGAGGTGCGCGCCAAAGGGCTGCACGAGGAGGTCGATGCCGAATTGCTGAGACGCCGCGTAGTTGGAGACTGGCCGGGTTTCTTTCGCCTCGCGGTAGAAGCGAAGAAGAATATCCTCATCTCCGGGGCCACGGGCTCGGGGAAAACCAGCTTCTCCAAGGGCCTCATCAAGTTGATCCCGGAGCATGAACGTATCCTCACGATCGAGGATACGCGTGAACTCGTCGTGCCGCAGCGCAATCGCGTCCATATGATGTACGCCAAGGACGGCAAGGGCCTGCAGAAAGCTGGGGCAAAGGAGCTTCTCGAGTCCGCCTTGCGGATGCGTCCAGACCGCATCCTTCTTCAAGAGCTGCGGGATGAAACCGCCTTCTTCTATCTCAGGAACGTCAACAGCGGCCATCCTGGTTCGATCACCACGGTGCATGCCAACACTGCCGAGGGAGCGCTCGAACAGCTCACGCTTCTCGTCAAAGAATCGGAAGGGGGTAACGACCTCGATCGGCACGACATTCGAGCGCTGCTGCGCTCCCTCGTCGACATCGTAGTGCAAATGGATCGACTGCCGCCGGGCGAGGGGCGACCGGCCCGCTATCGGATGACCGAGGTCTGGTTTGACCCGGCGGGCAAGCCCCGCGACTGA
- the virB10 gene encoding type IV secretion system protein VirB10 gives MAEAIIDRGGTVGPDPVAAQQPETAVTRNGGWGNIALVGAGIGLIGAIGGIAIGYGAFHQPTSSTTAVPPAKASERSVDEVMANPNAQRAALANQLGQPGAPATDIFGRPIVPAAPAVDASGNVVAAGGAAAGPATIANGQQTPAQRRAEQARLMADASRRSPIMAFGSMGSGAPAYAGANAGGAAARRDQDDLQGRSDRTEGQSMVAGRNLGGSGFEEPSGAATPTGKGSTDFSEQLSHSTIQTVRATMVTDRSLLLSAGTVIPCTLQTAINSTQAGFVSCVINHDVFSENGRIVLLDKGTKVLGQYSGGITQGQARLFVLWTRALTPRGVAIDLGSPAADSLGRAGLPGGVDTQFWSRFGLGLVISVLEDASNIASRAVQGEGTYSTQVPGNTANTVLQQTMQVRPILKKNQGDTAAIFVAKDFDFRSVYEVRLRR, from the coding sequence ATGGCCGAAGCAATCATCGACCGCGGCGGCACGGTGGGTCCCGATCCCGTCGCGGCGCAGCAACCGGAAACCGCGGTGACCCGTAACGGAGGCTGGGGAAATATCGCTCTGGTCGGCGCCGGAATTGGCCTGATCGGTGCGATCGGCGGAATCGCCATCGGCTATGGGGCCTTCCATCAGCCAACCAGTTCCACCACGGCCGTGCCGCCTGCCAAAGCCAGCGAACGCAGCGTCGACGAGGTGATGGCTAACCCCAACGCGCAGCGGGCAGCGCTCGCCAATCAGCTCGGCCAACCGGGCGCGCCTGCGACTGACATCTTCGGGCGACCGATAGTGCCAGCGGCACCGGCGGTCGATGCGAGCGGCAATGTCGTGGCAGCGGGTGGTGCCGCAGCCGGCCCGGCTACGATCGCAAACGGCCAGCAGACACCAGCCCAGCGACGCGCGGAACAAGCGCGGCTCATGGCGGATGCCTCTCGGCGTTCACCGATCATGGCGTTCGGCTCGATGGGATCAGGCGCGCCAGCGTACGCGGGCGCGAACGCGGGTGGCGCGGCGGCGCGCCGGGACCAGGACGATCTTCAAGGCCGCAGCGACCGCACAGAGGGGCAGTCGATGGTAGCAGGCCGGAACCTCGGCGGCAGCGGATTTGAAGAGCCGAGCGGCGCCGCTACTCCGACGGGAAAGGGCTCGACGGATTTCAGCGAACAGCTGAGCCATTCCACGATACAGACCGTGCGTGCGACGATGGTGACGGATCGCAGTCTCCTGCTGAGCGCCGGGACGGTCATTCCTTGCACCCTGCAGACGGCGATCAACTCGACCCAGGCTGGCTTCGTATCGTGCGTCATCAACCATGACGTGTTCTCCGAGAACGGCCGTATCGTGCTGCTCGACAAGGGTACGAAGGTGCTTGGGCAATATTCCGGAGGCATCACGCAGGGGCAGGCGCGCCTCTTCGTCCTCTGGACGCGTGCGCTGACGCCGCGGGGCGTTGCGATCGATCTGGGGTCACCTGCGGCTGACAGCCTTGGTCGTGCAGGTTTGCCCGGGGGCGTCGATACGCAATTCTGGTCCCGCTTCGGCCTCGGCCTCGTGATCTCCGTCCTGGAGGATGCGTCCAACATCGCAAGCCGAGCCGTTCAGGGGGAAGGCACCTATTCAACGCAAGTGCCCGGGAACACGGCCAACACGGTCCTCCAGCAAACGATGCAGGTAAGACCCATCCTAAAGAAGAACCAAGGCGATACCGCCGCGATCTTCGTGGCCAAGGACTTCGACTTCCGGTCAGTGTACGAAGTTCGCTTGAGGCGCTGA
- a CDS encoding branched-chain amino acid aminotransferase, with amino-acid sequence MLSTFQFLQNSTPVGDAERAALLREPQFGSVFTDHMATLRWSVERGWHDGRIEAVAPLSYHPANAAFHYGQQIFEGMKAYRCDGNALLFRPVENARRLARSAERMAMVCPPEDLFLEAIESLVNVDARWIPDGDGSLYLRPFVIADDVFLGVRPASRYLFCVIASPVGSYFKGGAQPITVWVSETYSRAARGGTGAAKCGGNYAGSLIAQSEAIEQGCDQVVFLDAAEGRWIEELGGMNIFFVLDDGELVTPPLGTILPGVTRDAVITLARQAGRRVTERPYSFDQWRSDAASGRLVETFVCGTAATIVPVGQVRFASGDFIVADGSCGSLTAELRDLLQDIQRGRADDPHGWRYSIKLGSGWKARNVAYV; translated from the coding sequence ATTTTGTCGACGTTTCAGTTTCTCCAGAATTCGACGCCGGTCGGAGATGCCGAGCGGGCGGCTCTGCTGCGCGAACCACAGTTCGGAAGCGTCTTCACCGATCACATGGCAACGCTGCGCTGGAGCGTGGAGCGCGGCTGGCACGATGGGCGGATCGAGGCAGTCGCCCCGCTGTCCTACCATCCCGCAAATGCCGCCTTCCATTATGGTCAACAGATCTTCGAGGGCATGAAAGCGTATCGGTGCGACGGAAACGCATTGCTGTTCCGACCGGTGGAGAATGCTCGGCGCCTGGCGCGATCGGCCGAACGCATGGCGATGGTATGTCCGCCCGAAGACTTGTTCCTCGAGGCCATCGAGAGCTTGGTGAATGTCGATGCACGCTGGATTCCAGATGGAGACGGTAGCCTCTACCTGCGCCCCTTCGTCATTGCCGACGACGTCTTCCTCGGCGTCAGACCTGCCTCACGTTACCTGTTCTGCGTTATCGCGAGCCCCGTTGGATCATACTTCAAAGGCGGCGCGCAGCCGATCACCGTTTGGGTGTCGGAGACTTACAGCCGTGCAGCACGCGGTGGGACTGGCGCTGCGAAGTGCGGCGGCAACTATGCGGGCAGCCTGATCGCACAATCGGAAGCGATCGAGCAAGGCTGCGATCAGGTCGTCTTCCTCGACGCCGCGGAAGGCCGGTGGATCGAGGAGCTGGGCGGCATGAACATCTTCTTCGTTCTGGACGACGGCGAGCTGGTGACGCCACCATTGGGAACGATCCTGCCCGGTGTCACGCGGGACGCCGTCATCACCCTCGCCAGGCAGGCGGGCCGCCGCGTCACCGAACGCCCTTACTCCTTTGACCAATGGCGCTCCGACGCGGCGAGCGGCCGATTGGTCGAGACGTTCGTGTGCGGCACAGCGGCAACGATCGTGCCCGTTGGCCAAGTCCGGTTCGCCTCGGGCGATTTCATTGTGGCCGATGGGAGTTGCGGTTCGCTGACTGCGGAACTCCGCGACCTTCTGCAGGACATCCAGAGGGGCCGCGCCGACGACCCGCACGGGTGGAGGTACTCCATCAAGCTGGGAAGCGGGTGGAAGGCTCGTAACGTCGCATATGTTTGA
- a CDS encoding Lrp/AsnC family transcriptional regulator: MDQEVKLDPIDRRILRRLADDGRISWRDLAEAVGLSLTPTLRRVRQLEERGIIAGYSARLDEDVLMGGMVAFVSVTLERQTSEAIGAFEQQVSNMPEVMSGHQMSGGADFLLRVVVRGLEHYRTFLERLTGIGGVAHVQSSFALKSFVNRTAPMIPDLPTRRR; encoded by the coding sequence TTGGACCAAGAAGTCAAACTCGACCCCATCGACAGACGGATCCTTCGTCGCTTGGCCGACGACGGTCGGATCAGCTGGCGCGACTTGGCGGAGGCGGTGGGCCTATCGCTTACACCAACGCTTCGCCGCGTACGGCAGCTCGAAGAGCGTGGGATCATTGCAGGCTACTCCGCCCGACTGGACGAGGACGTTCTCATGGGCGGCATGGTCGCGTTCGTGTCGGTGACGCTCGAACGTCAGACGAGCGAGGCGATCGGGGCGTTCGAGCAGCAGGTGTCTAATATGCCCGAGGTGATGAGTGGGCATCAAATGTCGGGAGGTGCTGACTTCCTCCTTCGCGTTGTGGTGCGGGGGCTCGAGCACTACCGCACCTTCCTCGAGCGGCTTACCGGTATCGGCGGTGTTGCACACGTCCAGAGCAGTTTCGCTTTGAAGTCTTTCGTCAATCGAACCGCGCCGATGATTCCCGACCTCCCGACGCGTCGTCGCTAG
- a CDS encoding type IV secretory system conjugative DNA transfer family protein: MNGKWVRSSEGAQPGPIIFLAVIGLAVSAALGAVAVLWSAHLLNAGTKWRMVPGALWAMRTYPIVYTPFLIGFGVGLALTTGMIVSSLFRRQTLHGEARWSRPGEVRKGKLLGKSGIVLGKFGGKVMRFDGSEHVLLEAPTRAGKGVGVIIPNLLDWPDSLVVLDIKQENWDHTAGFRLKELGQRVVLFNPLDPSGRTARYNPLSYINRRDPVEVINELQKIAVMLFPDPLTGDSFWAEGARTAFLGVAAYIAATADDGEDALPFTFGEVYRQFAAGDAQRRFPKIIEQRKAAGKPLSGGCESAIRDYTSSSANTFTGLRQSVTAKVNAWLNPYVDAATSESDFDLREFRDQRISLYLGVSPDDLDRAAPIYGLLFQQLVDLNVRELPKGGRHQVKVLLALDEFASLGKCTVLADAFSYVAGYGLRLLPAFQSIEQIQGVYGDKVAADIERNCAVRLVLRPAGLSDAKKISEQLGTYTFKSRSRSRSTWGGGGGSTSLSDQRRALMLPQEVEMLPEDDLLVFRRGMHATYGRKIRYYAEKRLAARTRISPPAMPVIRIDPTVARNSLRVIQAAEGDDLLKSSDSQTQDRRSKADAILPDNLGNGKIRTDSAAIAASMAVPPYARTKALFDHLVSVRVRPT, from the coding sequence GTGAACGGCAAGTGGGTGCGCAGCAGCGAGGGGGCTCAGCCCGGCCCTATTATCTTCCTGGCGGTGATCGGGTTGGCGGTCAGCGCCGCGCTCGGTGCCGTGGCCGTTCTCTGGAGCGCGCATCTGCTCAACGCTGGCACAAAATGGCGGATGGTGCCGGGGGCGCTTTGGGCGATGCGCACCTATCCGATCGTCTACACGCCGTTCCTCATCGGTTTTGGCGTCGGCTTGGCGCTTACAACCGGCATGATTGTGTCGTCGCTTTTTCGACGTCAGACGCTTCATGGTGAGGCGCGCTGGTCGCGCCCCGGCGAGGTTCGCAAGGGCAAGCTGCTCGGCAAATCGGGTATTGTCCTGGGCAAGTTCGGCGGCAAGGTGATGCGGTTCGACGGATCCGAGCATGTGCTGTTGGAGGCTCCGACACGCGCCGGCAAAGGGGTCGGGGTCATCATCCCGAACCTTCTCGACTGGCCGGATTCACTTGTGGTGCTCGACATCAAACAGGAGAATTGGGACCATACAGCAGGCTTTCGCCTGAAGGAGCTGGGGCAGCGGGTCGTGCTGTTCAATCCCCTCGATCCTTCCGGGCGGACAGCCCGTTACAACCCGCTCAGCTACATCAATCGTCGCGATCCGGTGGAGGTGATCAACGAGCTTCAGAAGATTGCGGTGATGCTCTTTCCAGATCCGCTGACGGGCGACTCGTTCTGGGCCGAGGGCGCGCGCACGGCGTTTCTCGGGGTCGCCGCCTACATCGCCGCAACGGCCGACGATGGAGAGGACGCCCTCCCCTTCACCTTCGGAGAGGTCTACCGCCAGTTTGCCGCCGGTGACGCACAGCGACGGTTCCCCAAGATCATCGAGCAACGAAAAGCGGCCGGCAAACCGCTTTCCGGCGGCTGTGAGTCCGCGATCCGCGACTACACGTCCTCCTCGGCGAACACCTTCACGGGTCTACGCCAGTCGGTCACCGCGAAGGTCAACGCATGGCTGAACCCGTATGTCGATGCGGCGACGTCCGAGAGCGATTTCGATCTCCGTGAGTTCCGCGACCAGCGCATATCGTTGTACCTCGGCGTGTCTCCCGACGATCTCGATCGAGCCGCACCGATATACGGCCTGCTATTCCAACAACTCGTCGATCTGAACGTGCGCGAGCTTCCGAAGGGAGGTCGACACCAGGTGAAGGTGCTACTTGCTCTCGATGAGTTCGCCAGCCTAGGCAAATGCACCGTGCTGGCAGACGCCTTTAGCTATGTCGCGGGCTATGGCCTTAGACTCTTGCCCGCATTTCAATCCATTGAGCAGATCCAAGGAGTATATGGCGACAAGGTTGCCGCCGACATCGAACGCAACTGCGCTGTACGGCTCGTTCTACGCCCGGCCGGCTTGTCCGACGCGAAGAAGATTTCCGAACAGCTCGGCACCTATACCTTCAAATCCCGATCTCGCTCGAGAAGCACTTGGGGTGGCGGGGGTGGCTCTACGTCGCTTTCCGACCAACGGCGGGCGCTGATGCTCCCCCAGGAAGTAGAGATGTTACCTGAAGATGACCTTCTTGTGTTCCGCCGCGGGATGCACGCCACTTACGGCAGGAAGATCCGCTATTATGCGGAGAAGAGACTGGCGGCCCGCACGAGGATCTCGCCCCCAGCGATGCCGGTAATTCGGATCGATCCAACGGTGGCTCGCAACAGCCTGCGTGTCATACAAGCTGCCGAAGGTGACGACCTATTAAAAAGCTCAGATTCCCAAACACAGGATCGACGATCGAAAGCCGACGCAATCTTACCCGATAATTTGGGAAACGGCAAAATACGGACCGATTCCGCAGCTATTGCTGCTTCGATGGCGGTTCCTCCCTACGCGAGAACAAAGGCGCTATTTGATCACCTTGTTTCAGTACGTGTCCGGCCGACGTGA
- a CDS encoding YitT family protein yields MNEAPRAIGVEQQGNVPDLRHGRFEDAYALAVGCVLIAVGLAMLHAARLVTGGTAGIALLISSLMPVSPGPLFALLNLPFFWLAARMMGGWFTVRTIAVSIGIAGLTLLVETTTRIASGNPAVAAIAAGNLIGMGTLAVARHGAGVGGVGVVTLWLQKTRRWNAGRTQIAIDLTILAVSAAFLPLDRILWSGVSVVAVGTVVFLWHRPGRYAGFS; encoded by the coding sequence GTGAACGAAGCTCCGCGGGCCATAGGCGTCGAACAGCAAGGCAATGTTCCCGATCTTCGACATGGCCGCTTCGAGGACGCTTATGCGCTCGCCGTGGGCTGCGTGCTGATCGCGGTCGGACTTGCCATGCTCCACGCGGCCCGCCTAGTGACGGGCGGGACGGCTGGGATCGCTCTCCTGATCTCAAGCCTAATGCCGGTCAGTCCGGGGCCGCTGTTCGCCCTCCTCAACCTGCCGTTCTTCTGGCTCGCGGCGCGTATGATGGGGGGATGGTTCACCGTCCGGACGATCGCCGTCAGCATCGGGATCGCCGGGCTGACGCTCCTTGTGGAGACGACGACGCGGATCGCCAGTGGCAATCCGGCCGTTGCCGCGATCGCGGCGGGCAACTTGATCGGGATGGGAACGCTCGCCGTCGCGCGACATGGCGCCGGTGTCGGGGGGGTAGGGGTCGTCACGCTCTGGCTGCAGAAGACGCGGCGATGGAACGCTGGACGGACGCAGATCGCGATCGACTTGACGATCCTCGCGGTATCGGCCGCCTTCCTGCCCCTCGATCGCATCCTATGGTCCGGGGTGAGTGTCGTGGCTGTCGGGACAGTCGTCTTCCTGTGGCACCGACCCGGCAGATACGCCGGCTTCTCATAG